The Aphelocoma coerulescens isolate FSJ_1873_10779 chromosome W unlocalized genomic scaffold, UR_Acoe_1.0 ChrW_unloc_scaf_2, whole genome shotgun sequence region gcgctcaatgtactctgatgccatcaaggtatgtgggagcagaacccatttccatttgtggggtgacaggaggatcccagcagctgactgtactggaagctgaagtgagtttaactgggaacgagtggcagaaacaccccatcgtgactggcccggaggccccgtgcattctcggcatagactatctcagaaatggatatttcaaggaccaaaaggacatcgttgggcttttgggatagctgctgtggagacagaagatatcagacaactgagtacattgcctggcctctcagatgacccatctgccgtgggactgctaagagttgaagaacaacaggtaccaatcaccacagcaacagtacaccatcggcaataccgcacagacagagactctgtggttcccgtccatgagatgattcgtaaactggagagccaaggggtggtcagcaaggcccattcacctttcaacagccctatatggccagtgcgtaagtccaacggagaatggagactgacggtggattaccgtggcctgaatgaagtcacaccaccattgagcgctgctgtgccggacatgttggaatttcagtacgagctggagtccaaagcagcgaagtggtactccactattgacattgccaatgccttcttctccattcctttggcagcagaatgcaggccccagtttgctttcacttggaggggtgtgcaatacacctggaaccgactgccccaggggtggaagcacagtcccaccatttgccatggactgatccagactgcactggaaaagggtgaggccccagaacatctgcaatacatcgatgacatcatcgtgtggggaaacacagcaaaggaagtatttgagaaaggagagaaaatcatacagattctcctggaagctggctttgccatcaaaaggagcaaagtcaagggacctgcccaagagatccagttcctgggagtaaagtggcaagatggacgacgtcagattcccaccgaggtcgtcaacaagatcactgcgatgtctccaccgaccagcaagaaggaaacacaagctttcctaggcgccataggtttttggagaatgcacattcgtgagtacagccagattgtgagccctctctacgtggttacccgcaagaagaacgatttccactggggccctgaacagcagcaagccttcgcccagatcaaacaggaaatcactcatgcggtagcccttggcccagtcaggacaggaccagaggtgaagaacgtgctctactctgcagccaggagccatggtctgtcctggagcctctggcagaaggtgcctggtgagacttgtggtcgaccactgggattctggagccgaagctacagaggatctgaagccaactacactcccgctgagaaggaaatcttggccgcctatgaaggagtccaagctgcctcggaggtaatcggcacagaggcacaactcctcctggcaccccgactaccagtgctggggtggatgttcaagggaaaggttccttccacgcatcatgccgccgacaccacatggagcaaatggattgctctcatcacacagcgttcCCGTATTGGGAACCcaaatcgccctgggattctggaaattataacaaactggcctgaaggtgagacttttggattatcttctgaagaagaggaagagcaagtgactcgtgctgaggaagccccaccatataatgagctaccggagactgaaagacgttatgccctcttcactgatggttcctgccgaattgtaggcactaacaggaagtggaaagctgcagtatggagccccacacggcaagctGCACAAGcgaccgagggacaaggtggatcgagtcaggttgcagagcttaaagccatccagctggctttggatattgctgaacgagagaagtggccgaggctctatctctacacagactcgtggatggtagctaatgctctgtggggatggctggttcgctggagaaaagccaactggcagcgcagagggaaacccatctgggccgctgagatttggcaggacatcgccgcccaaGTAGAGAAgttgaccgtgaaggttcgacaagTGGATGCGCatgtacccaagagtcgggctaatgaagaacatcgcaacaacgagcaggtggaccgagctgccaaggtgaaagtatcacaggtggatctggactggcagcacaagggagaactattcctagctcgttgggcccatgatgcctctggtcatcaggggagagatgcaacataccgatgggcccgtgaccgaggggtggaccttaccatggacagcatctcacaggtcatccacagttgtgagacctgtgctgcaatcaaacaggccaagcgggtgaagcctctgtggtacggtggatgatggtcaaagtacaggtatggggaagcctggcaagttgattacatcacccttccccaaacccgccaaggcaagcgctacgtgttgaccatggttgaagcaaccactggatggctggagacctaccctgtgcctcatgctacagcccggaacaccatcttgggcctggaaaagcaagtcctgtggagacatggcacccctgacaaGATcgagacaacgggactcattttaagaacagcctcatcaacacctgggccagagaacatggtatcgaatggatatatcacattccttatcatgcaccagctgccggaaaagttgaacgctgcaatggactacttaaaaccaccctaaaggcacttggtggggggaccttcaaaaattgggaagggaacttagcgaaggctacctggatggtcaatacccgagggtccatcaattgagctggtcctgccgagtctgaacccttgcacacagtggatggagatagagtccctgtggtacacctgagaggtattttaggaaagactgtttggattaatcccacctcaggcaaaggcaaacccatccgtgggattgtctttgctcaaggacctggttgcacttggtgggtaatgcaaaaagatggggaaacctgttgtgtaccacaaggagacctaatcttaggtgagaactgtgtgtagggtttcattgtatatatatatatatatatatatatatatatatatatatatatatgtatgtgtgtttagagtttaaagaaggtattgatttgggatgatgtagatggtaatagaataaggggtggataatgtcctgggttgaggtgtattctattaccatcctcatgagccgttgaaatcaggtggggcagtgtttccttgcctcctccccccagactatcttgctgttaatggcccatcattgtcctgctgcatgactcagagataactccctctggactatcttctgttaacgagcctaatcaacacttggcctcatgactcattaccccattgtgagatgctccacccagagggaggaaccaagcatcccatcgtggatataatctgggactctgagcatcaaagacacgggctccactggatttccagaggacaggagctacatagccaccactggactttctgaggaagagcagaccccttctactacaggatcaccacttcagaggactgcagccaccattccaccagactgctaccactaccctgcctaatagggactcaggttgtatcttgactctttcagtgttttcttttgctttcttttccttttctttaatttccattaaattgtcattctgacttggtgcctctcactggtttgttttcaaactagtacacagaggctgtcagctctttagtgattgtcagctcatgattccagctcagctctgcagggcagcctccaggccaagctaGACccgagagagagacgagaggctcgtgtggctggttccgcacggaAGGTCGCTTTATTGTTGGTCTGTACCCTGGCGAAGGGCAAAGCCAGGGACGAcagctctctctctcacaggggcagagggcttgcttttatagggatacaggggatgggtgaagggCAATGGGTTACAAAcaatctgcatagggtctcctaaaggattctgggtctgtcttttctcgctgtgaccaaagaagtggttgcctttccagggagtcctgctggggaTTACGCaatctcagcagacatccctccagggcaggggctgggcataccccacaactgccccttctgtatttattaaaaaggcattctcagcagcctttctgcagcaatgtaggaggcaagagaacataagtaacacaataataataacaatgaaTACCCGCATGTTACAGTGGGGAATACTGTAACAAgtatatatcaaaccaggagtcccgtggaaaggaaatatatctgGACAGATtcatggtagatgtttcagagatgtttatttctccagccacatggctggggctctgctcaggaactgcCGGAGTCACGGGACCCCAGGGACCTTTTGCCCAcaccggggaacacaaaccaaccaatggggaacgaggctgaccaggggcaggtaaacaccgtgcctcccccccagggcccctccccccagggccccatggcggggggggcgaccccaacatctcacccgttttattttaataaaaagagaatgaaaacaactggataaacataacaaaaacagtttcaaaacaaaacaagccaccctcctgagtctttaaatgtccaaacagattctctggaacatcttagggctgatagaagggagacagaactctctgagcatgctttgtggggaaactgaggcaggagagggttcttccctcccccttttcagcCCCCCATCGgtatcggagaggaattgtaaggaaatggaactgtataaggaagccatggggtgaaaaacggattaggaataaactcgggatggggtaaacttaggaaagggttcatactgggtatagggtaaaaggggaaattaggctgtgggtagggaagtttctgggatggatattgtttataattttgtgcataacggctgcctttgacaggaatacctccaggcccagtaacatttgttgcttgtaaacccttctttccttgcactatatcaaattgtacaatttccccatctcctacactttgcaggtaatttttagggttattccttttaatggcagttctatgcaTGAACaagtcttcccctgtatcatctcgtgttataaatccatagttgttttttacattgtaccatttcacagttcctgtgattttcgtggctacaacttctcctatcacgtgcttgcgtgttcgtcgtggctgctggtcccgcgtggccccacctcgccgactccgacgtctcggccgggcccctgCGTTGCGGCTGCTCCGCGCTCTCCgagcagcgctgctccggcgTGTCTCTGGGCTCTGAGCGGCCCCACGCTGCCATCGTCGCCGGCCCCACGCCCTGCGAGCGGTTCCGCTCCGCCAACTCcatgctgctttgagagcggccccgtttcggctcggcgctgcgcggcttctcgtgtcgctgtggaaaccgccgcttctgccacagggctctccgagccggtCGCTCAGAGCGGCCCGCCACGACGAtgcccggttcctggctgctcgtgacCCACAACACCCGCggcgcctgcggcatcgctccctcactcgcggccgcgtgGCCAGGGatcccgagacagggatggggtccgcgataaggtgcacgctcccgagggggccgggcgcttccagcgcaggcacctccaccGGCACGGCCGCAGTCATGTGCTCCCGGGATGGCggccacgcggtctcggccacgggagaagtatgatcttctgctctaggggtaatgggaccatacaaatgctcctgaagagcttcactgattataaaggatccacggagaACTTCTGTTGCTATTCCATGTTCTATTTGATCCCTTAGCTCATCCCTGATCGCGtcccagaaacactcctgacaATATCCAGGAGGTccaatatcaaaaagtaagtctcgagaaatacaggagaaccttttgaaaagccagataaagaaatgttcaagatctcccggttccattacttttttgtttcgttgttcaaggattccttttacttctagatacatttcattctgtggctcagacagccccatttcccacgattcttccatagtccagagagaatatccaaaccaagatgagaagagagaggcctaGAGTGGTTTTTTACTCACGAGTTTCCTCAGGGATCGGCATCTTGCCCGCATTCTTCCACCagtttgttacagtggggaatACTGTAACAAgtatatatcaaaccaggagtcccgtggaaaggaaatatatctgGACAGATtcatggtagatgtttcagagatgtttatttctccagccacatg contains the following coding sequences:
- the LOC138102837 gene encoding uncharacterized protein, whose amino-acid sequence is MEESWEMGLSEPQNEMYLEVKGILEQRNKKVMEPGDLEHFFIWLFKRFSCISRDLLFDIGPPGYCQECFWDAIRDELRDQIEHGIATEVLRGSFIISEALQEHLYGPITPRAEDHTSPVAETAWPPSREHMTAAVPVEVPALEAPGPLGSVHLIADPIPVSGSLATRPRVRERCRRRRGCCGSRAARNRASSWRAALSDRLGEPCGRSGGFHSDTRSRAAPSRNGAALKAAWSWRSGTARRAWGRRRWQRGAAQSPETRRSSAARRARSSRNAGARPRRRSRRGGATRDQQPRRTRKHVIGEVVATKITGTVKWYNVKNNYGFITRDDTGEDLFMHRTAIKRNNPKNYLQSVGDGEIVQFDIVQGKKGLQATNVTGPGGIPVKGSRYAQNYKQYPSQKLPYPQPNFPFYPIPSMNPFLSLPHPEFIPNPFFTPWLPYTVPFPYNSSPIPMGG